One window from the genome of Dermacentor silvarum isolate Dsil-2018 chromosome 5, BIME_Dsil_1.4, whole genome shotgun sequence encodes:
- the LOC119452491 gene encoding cytochrome P450 3A28-like produces MYLSSLLTFVTFAGIWWLYTWRRRTFSLMKKLGIPGPEPNLLWGNMYIIWKKGLAPTCHDWLQKYGDIVGYFNGIMPGIVLRDANLIEKVFVTNFKSFSGRQIMVVASKNLPFNKLRLTRLSGEEWRQLRSIVSPAFKKTNVKQTVPMMSACTCRFFDIVDELTSRQGSSVELFKPFVDLAADISLRFCAGINSNVQRGDERARALVHFARKNIGQFNGFFLFLFNILPNTPWLHNLVLFVRKMFTRLPSEEFVEKMRPFIEHRRHRKTVNYCDVLQLLLNSEDEHGRANGSSDVNTQRSAGTNSKNYLSMRTETNICLFLTASIDVVAVSLTMTSYLLAKHQLAQMKVRQEVRAVLKNKKALTFDDVSSLTYLNQVILESHRLYPPLPGSVRRVAVEDYCEGDFRIPKGTDVFVPALDIHYDSNLWPEPEKFDPDRFSPENADSIKPTAYLPFGLGPRMCIATVLAQTEIALIIAMLVSRYNLELPAEELANDDNVYTATALLGLPRKGLRIKLTRLPDSHPEPGTE; encoded by the exons ATGTATCTATCTTCACTCCTCACTTTTGTCACATTTGCCGGAATCTGGTG GCTTTACACATGGCGCAGGAGGACATTTTCACTGATGAAAAAGCTTGGAATACCGGGACCGGAACCAAACCTCCTGTGGGGAAATATGTACATCATTTGGAAAAAG GGTCTTGCTCCAACCTGTCATGACTGGCTGCAGAAGTACGGAGACATTGTCGG GTATTTCAACGGTATCATGCCCGGCATAGTCCTGCGTGATGCTAACCTCATCGAGAAAGTCTTCGTTACGAATTTCAAGTCGTTCTCTGGAAGACAG ATAATGGTGGTGGCTTCCAAGAACCTTCCATTCAACAAGCTTCGGCTAACAAGACTCTCTGGCGAAGAGTGGCGGCAGCTGAGAAGCATTGTGTCTCCCGCTTTCAAGAAGACCAATGTGAAACAG ACGGTGCCCATGATGAGTGCGTGCACGTGTCGTTTCTTTGACATCGTCGACGAACTCACGAGCCGCCAGGGTTCGAGCGTCGAGCTGTTCAAGCCATTCGTTGACCTGGCGGCCGACATTTCACTGCGGTTCTGCGCCGGCATAAACTCGAACGTGCAACGAGGTGATGAAAGGGCTCGCGCTCTCGTCCACTTCGCACGCAAGAACATAGGCCAGTTCAACGGATTCTTCTTGtttcttttca ATATACTGCCAAACACTCCGTGGCTTCACAACCTAGTTCTCTTTGTTCGGAAGATGTTCACACGACTTCCATCCGAAGAGTTTGTGGAAAAAATGCGCCCTTTCATCGAACACCGTCGCCACCGCAAAACT GTAAATTACTGCGACGTGCTGCAGCTTCTTTTGAATTCAGAGGACGAACACGGACGTGCAAATGGCAGTTCAGATGTGAATACCCAAAGATCTGCAG GTACAAACAGTAAAAACTACTTATCTATGAGAACAGAAACAAATATCTGTCTTTTTCTAACCGCCAG CATCGACGTGGTTGCTGTCAGCTTAACAATGACGTCTTACCTTCTGGCGAAACACCAGCTTGCGCAGATGAAGGTTAGACAAGAAGTAAGAGCGGTATTGAAGAACAAG AAAGCTCTCACATTTGACGACGTATCATCTCTCACGTACCTAAACCAGGTAATACTTGAGTCGCACCGGCTTTACCCACCTCTACCTGG GTCGGTGCGCCGAGTGGCTGTGGAAGATTACTGCGAAGGAGATTTCAGAATACCCAAGGGCACCGACGTGTTTGTGCCAGCACTAGACATTCACTACGACTCGAACTTGTGGCCAGAACCAGAGAAGTTTGACCCAGATCG ATTCAGCCCCGAAAACGCTGACTCAATCAAGCCCACTGCGTACCTGCCTTTCGGACTCGGTCCACGGATGTGCATAGCCACGGTACTGGCCCAGACGGAGATAGCATTGATTATCGCCATGCTTGTGTCTCGGTACAACCTGGAGCTACCAGCGGAAGAACTTGCAAAC GACGACAACGTTTACACAGCGACGGCGCTGCTGGGGCTTCCGAGAAAAGGACTGCGGATAAAACTGACTCGACTCCCAGATTCTCACCCCGAGCCTGGAACAGAATAA